From a region of the Synechococcus sp. PCC 7502 genome:
- a CDS encoding GNAT family N-acetyltransferase: MNVPFMIRLTTPDDISDVIALAEATGLFEPEQIESLAQMIHQYFNCKTESRDLWLTYYSDKPVGVAYVAPERMTEGTWNLYLIAVHPNHQKKGYGKTLLQHVEKTLGDRGERILLVETSGTEDFEYVRRFYRNNGFEEEARIREFYASGIDKIVFRKVLPKTKAM, translated from the coding sequence ATGAATGTTCCCTTTATGATTAGATTAACTACCCCTGATGACATCTCTGATGTAATTGCTTTAGCAGAAGCAACGGGTTTGTTTGAGCCAGAGCAAATCGAATCTCTCGCCCAAATGATACATCAATATTTCAACTGCAAAACAGAATCTAGAGACTTGTGGTTGACCTACTACAGCGACAAACCTGTCGGAGTTGCTTACGTCGCACCTGAGCGAATGACCGAAGGAACATGGAATTTATATTTGATTGCGGTGCATCCGAATCACCAGAAGAAAGGATACGGGAAGACCCTGCTACAGCATGTAGAGAAAACACTAGGCGATCGAGGTGAACGTATTTTATTAGTGGAAACGTCTGGAACCGAAGACTTTGAATACGTTCGCAGGTTTTATCGCAATAACGGATTCGAGGAGGAAGCACGGATTCGAGAATTTTATGCATCTGGCATTGACAAAATTGTTTTCCGTAAGGTTCTGCCTAAAACCAAAGCTATGTAA
- a CDS encoding isoprenylcysteine carboxylmethyltransferase family protein, with translation MNEQISENQQTVDNPGVIAFPPALYGVTLAIGLGLSFFFPVSFLPLSISLSLAALALIAAGWFSTSAFQTMTQAQTAIDPAKPATAIVSDGVFRFSRNPLYLSLTLLYIGISLLLNAVWAFPLLLPLLAVVQIGVIQREEIYLERKFGDQYLRYKAKVRRWL, from the coding sequence ATGAATGAACAAATTTCGGAGAACCAACAGACTGTGGATAACCCTGGAGTAATTGCTTTTCCACCCGCTCTGTATGGAGTTACGTTAGCGATCGGATTAGGACTCAGTTTCTTTTTCCCAGTTAGCTTTTTGCCTCTTTCAATATCTCTGTCTTTGGCAGCGTTAGCTTTGATTGCTGCGGGATGGTTCTCGACCTCCGCATTTCAGACGATGACACAGGCACAAACGGCGATCGATCCTGCAAAACCTGCTACAGCGATCGTCTCGGATGGAGTTTTCCGTTTCAGTCGCAATCCGCTCTATTTGTCTCTTACATTGCTCTATATCGGTATCAGCTTGCTACTCAATGCAGTCTGGGCTTTCCCCCTATTATTACCACTTTTAGCGGTAGTCCAAATCGGAGTGATTCAGCGCGAAGAGATTTACCTAGAGCGGAAATTTGGCGATCAGTATCTACGCTACAAAGCCAAAGTACGTCGCTGGTTATAA
- a CDS encoding SDR family oxidoreductase, which translates to MNNWQKRLYSRYGSWAVVTGASSGIGKEMALRLAEARLNLVLVARSQNVLEQMATDLSKQYGIDTRVVRLDLAVETGVDTLATITQDLDVGLLVASAGFGTSGSFLNSQLEQEMEMLNVNCRAILALSWYFGRRFANQGRGGLVLMSSIVGLQGMPFAAHYAATKAYVQTLAEALYVELAPTGVDVIASAPGPTNSGFADRARMQMGKVLHPKEVAQGTLNALGRKSFVLPGLLTKLLTYSLTPLPRWARVQIMGSVMKSMTH; encoded by the coding sequence ATGAATAATTGGCAAAAGCGATTGTATTCCCGCTATGGCTCTTGGGCTGTCGTTACAGGGGCATCCTCTGGAATCGGTAAAGAAATGGCTCTAAGATTGGCTGAAGCCAGATTAAATCTTGTCTTAGTAGCACGCAGTCAGAATGTTTTGGAGCAGATGGCAACCGACTTGAGCAAGCAGTATGGGATTGATACGCGAGTGGTGCGCCTAGATTTGGCAGTAGAAACAGGAGTTGATACCCTTGCGACTATCACCCAAGATTTGGATGTTGGGTTACTGGTAGCATCGGCAGGTTTTGGTACATCTGGATCGTTTCTCAATTCCCAATTAGAGCAAGAAATGGAAATGCTAAACGTGAACTGTCGTGCCATCTTGGCACTCTCTTGGTACTTCGGGCGGCGGTTTGCGAATCAGGGGCGTGGCGGGTTGGTACTCATGAGTTCGATCGTAGGTTTGCAGGGAATGCCCTTTGCCGCCCACTATGCAGCTACTAAAGCTTATGTGCAAACTCTAGCAGAAGCACTGTATGTTGAACTAGCTCCAACGGGTGTGGATGTGATTGCCTCTGCACCCGGTCCAACCAACAGTGGATTTGCTGACCGTGCGCGAATGCAGATGGGTAAGGTTCTGCATCCAAAGGAAGTGGCTCAAGGGACATTGAATGCTTTGGGGCGAAAATCTTTCGTGTTGCCTGGACTGTTAACCAAACTACTGACTTACTCACTTACGCCCTTACCTCGTTGGGCGCGGGTGCAAATTATGGGCAGTGTGATGAAGAGTATGACGCATTAA
- a CDS encoding NmrA family NAD(P)-binding protein: MVHVSHRPKILVTGATGKTGRAVVAQLLEKGFPVRAIVRSRDTRSQRLDRLGAETVVADMFDVDRMTAAMQGTVRAYYCPPMHPLMIQSAAVFVTAAKAVKLEAIVGLSQWTASANHPSLHTRQVWLVEQMLAAIPDIAYVNLNPGYFVDNYLRLIDFASLLGLFPILTGHSRNAPPSNEDIARVAVALLMAPDRYAGKRFRPTGSKLMSAYDMAGVIRKVLGSPVFAFDLPWWMFERAARLQGVSAFEVGSLLVKLLRIGYALLCNLISFPLPPGIT; the protein is encoded by the coding sequence CGCCCTAAGATTTTAGTCACGGGGGCAACGGGCAAAACGGGCAGGGCTGTGGTAGCCCAACTGTTGGAGAAAGGTTTTCCCGTGCGAGCGATCGTCCGCTCTCGTGATACTAGGAGCCAACGACTCGATCGCCTCGGTGCGGAAACCGTCGTTGCTGATATGTTCGATGTGGATCGGATGACGGCAGCAATGCAGGGAACGGTACGGGCTTATTATTGCCCACCGATGCATCCCTTAATGATCCAGAGTGCGGCGGTGTTTGTTACTGCGGCAAAAGCGGTAAAACTGGAAGCGATCGTAGGACTCAGTCAATGGACAGCAAGTGCCAACCATCCCTCCCTACATACGCGCCAAGTGTGGCTAGTGGAACAGATGTTGGCGGCGATCCCCGATATAGCCTACGTGAATCTCAATCCTGGATACTTTGTCGATAACTATCTGCGGTTGATTGACTTTGCATCTTTACTGGGGCTTTTTCCCATCTTGACTGGGCATAGCCGCAATGCCCCCCCATCTAACGAGGATATCGCTCGCGTTGCCGTTGCACTATTGATGGCTCCTGATCGCTATGCAGGCAAGCGCTTTCGTCCAACTGGTTCCAAACTCATGTCCGCCTATGATATGGCTGGGGTCATTCGCAAGGTGCTGGGCAGTCCTGTTTTTGCCTTTGATTTGCCTTGGTGGATGTTTGAACGTGCGGCACGCTTACAGGGTGTCTCGGCGTTTGAAGTGGGCAGTTTGCTCGTAAAACTATTGCGAATCGGTTACGCGCTTTTATGCAATTTAATCTCGTTCCCTTTACCCCCGGGTATAACTTGA